CAATCGCGGCAGGCGTGTCCTCGCGGGGCTCGTCGCGCAGCGCCAACACGCCAAGCGCCGTTCCTTCAGCCAGCAACAAGACCACCGTTTTACCTTCGGCCTCCAGCGCGGCAATTCGCGCTGACTGGGTTTCATTACCCTGCCAATGGCGCGGGCTTGTCAGGGTTAACGTTCGACCCTCGAATCGACCGCTGACGCCCTGCCCGGCCTGAACCTGGCCGTCGGATGCCCTGCCCAGCGACAGACCCAACTGCTTTGCATGCTGAACAATGGCCCGCGCCACCGGGTGGCTGGAATCTTGCTCCAGCGCGGCGGCCAACCTGACCACCTCGGCCTCCCGCGACTCGGCCCATGCTTCAACATCCGTCACGCTGGGAGCACCCGCGGTCAGGGTGCCGGTTTTATCCACCGCCACGCGCTTAAGCTTACCCAGCTGTTCGAGCACCGCGCCGCCCTTTATCAAAAGCCCACGCCGCGCGGCGGTTGAAAGCCCCGCGGCAATGGCCGCAGGCGTCGAGATGACCAGCGCACACGGGCAGGCAATCAACAGCAGTGCCAACGCCCGGTAGACCGAATCCGACCAGGCAAGCCCGGTCAGCCAGGGCGGCACCACCGCGACAAGCACGGCCACTCCCACTACCAACGGCATGTACCAGCGCGCAAACCGGTCGATAAAGCGTGCCACCGGCGCTTTGGCAGCCTGCGCTTCTTCGACCAGGTGAATAATCCGGGCAATGGTATTGTCGGCGGCACCGCGGGTGACCTCCACCTCTAACGCTGCGTCTAGGTTGACCGTGCCTGCCCAGATATCCTCGCCGGTGGCACGCTGCCGAGGCACCGATTCACCATTGATGGGCGACTCGTCGAGATGGGAGGTTCCGGCGACAATACGCCCATCGCAAGGCACGCGATCACCCGGGCGCACCAATACCCGCTGGCCTGGCGTCAACGTATCCGCCGCTATGTCGCGGATGGCCTCCCCTTCTAGCAGACGCGCCGTCGCCGGTGTCAGATTGCCAAGCGCGGCAATACGGCGCCGGGCCTGCCCGGCCGCCACCCCTTCTAGCAATTCACCCACCGCAAACAAAAACACGACCATCGCCGCTTCAGCAGCGGCCCCAATGGTCAAAGCCCCCAGGGCTGCGATACTCATCAGCATTTCAATGGTCAGCGGGTTGCCCATGCGCAGCGAGCGCCAGGCCGCCTGCCCGATCGGCACCCAACCGATCAGCGTGGCCAATATGAATGGCCAGGCCCCCACGTCAGGCAGGCGCCAGGTCAACAGCCACGCCACCATCAGCAGCACGCCACTTACCACTACCAGCCGCCCTTTTGCCGTGCTCCACCAGCGCAGTGTCGATGCTGCCGCTGGCGAAGCGTCAACCACCGGGTAGCCGAGCTTCGAAAGCGTGTGTTTCAGGGTGTCATGGTCCAGAGCTTGGTCGGCATGGGCAGTCACACTCACCGTACCGTTCATGCTTGAGGCGCTGGCCTGTTCAACCTGCGGCAACCCTTCAAGCGCTGCCTCTACCTTGCGCTCGCAGCCACCACAGTCCATGCCCTGGACATTCAGGCGCGCGGTGTCGCGGGTGTCTTGCTGGCGAGTGGTCATGGCATCATCCTTCCCGGTCGACTATCGTGGGAATAGCGTAATACCTGTAGTCACTAGAGGTTCAAGCCATGACCCGCACGCCCAACACCGACACGATTGGCATCGGCGAACTCGCCAGCCGCACCCACTGCAAACCTGAAACTGTACGCTATTACGAGCGCATCGGGTTGCTGCCCGACGCCTTACGCAACGAAGGCAACCAACGGCGCTATAGCGAAACAACCGTGCAGCGTCTGATGTTTATTCGCCATGCACGGGATTTCGGCTTTTCGGTGGACGCCGTGCGAGAGCTGCTCGACATGGCCGATCACCCTACACGGCCATGTCATCACGTGGATAGCCTGGCACGGCGGCATCTGGCGGAGGTGGAGTCGCGTATTCAGCGGCTGATGGTACTGCGCGAAGAGCTGGAGCGCACAGTTGCCCAGTGCGACGGCAATAGCGTCGCGCAGTGTCGGATCATTGAAGTGTTGAGCGACCACCGGCTATGTGGCCACGATACCGCCCACGGCGGCGCGGAGGCGCTGCGCTAATGGCGGCGGCTCAAGCGACTAGGCACCTAGCCACACATCCAGAAACAGCATAATCACCAGGCCAATCGCCAGGCCAAACGTTGCCTTTTTCTGATGCCCGCTGCGGTGGGTTTCGGGGATAATTTCATGACTGATCACGTAGAGCATGGCACCGGCGGCAAAGGCCATGCCCCAGGGTAGCAACACCTGCGAGACGGAGATAATACTGGCGCCAAACAACCCACCAATGGGCTCGATCAACCCGGTGAGCGCGGCAATCGACCAGGAACGCGCTCGGGAATATCCCTCTCCCATCAGCGCAATGGCAACGGCCAACCCTTCCGGCATGTTTTGCAGGCCAATGCCGATCGCCAAGGGCATGCCACCTTCCAGGCCGTTGGCGCCAATACTGACGCCCACCGCCATGCCCTCAGGCAGATTATGAATGGCGATGGCAAACACGAATAGCCATACCCGCCTCAGTGCAACGGCTTCTGGCCCTTCCCGCCCTTGCTGAAAATGCTCGTGAGGCAGCCACTCGTTGAGCAGCGCAATCGCCCCCATACCCAGCAAAATGGCCGCGCAGACGATGGCGGCGGGTATCGGGCCGCCCGCATAGAATATTTCAGCGGCGTCCAGCGCCGGAATAATCAGCGAAAAAAACGACGCCGCCAACATCACACCAGCCGCAAAGCCAAGTGAGAGATCGCGAAACCCACGGTCAGGGGATTTACCCAAAAGTACCGGCAACGCACCAACAGCGGTCAAGGACCCGGCCACCAGGCTAGCCAAAAAACCTAATAACAGCGTACTTTCCATGTGCCGAAATAGCCTTGTGTCACGAAGTTAGACATTCGTAGGAGGCTTAAGCCAACCCACGCAGGATATAGCCGACCATTTGTTGCGCTTCTTGCTTGGAGGCTCCGCTCTTCATCAATAACCGCAGCCCTGACATCGACAGCGTCAAAAACTGCGCGGCGCTTTGCGGATCGCGCGTTTCAAAAATGCTGCCCTCACGCTGAGCGCGCTCAATGACGCCACGAAAGAAGTCCGTGATGCTCGCCACGCTATCGCGGGCGGTTTGCGCTGGCAGCGAGTCTTCTCCCCCCAGCTCGGTGGCAGAATTGAACAGCAAACAACCTAGCGATGCCTGTTCACTCTGGGTATCGGCGGCTGACGTCAACAGCTGCTCAATAAATGACCACGCATCAGGCGAGGCTTTCAACTGTTCAGCTAGATTTACCAGCAGCTCTTCACGGTAATTTTCAAGCGCCAATAAAAACAGCGCCTCTTTGTTGCCGAACGCCTGGTACAAACTGCTGCGGGACAACGCCATGGCGTCGAGCAGGTCGCGCATCGAGGTATGATAGTAGCCATAGCGCCAAAACGTTTGGATCGCCGCCTTTAGCGCTGCTTCTGGCTGATGCTGTAAGGGTCTGCCAATCGTCATTTACACCACTCTTTGGCTGTATATCCCATCTTTGAACAGGAGAATGATCTTACAGGCGTAATTTAACACGGCGCAGAGGAGATTGGGGAGAAGGTGCCCGTTGCTGGCAAAAAGGACATACGTCAATTGAGACAAACCGCCGAAGTGACGTAAAGGCAGGAAATCCGCAAAGTACGTGTTTACCACTGGCTCGGCGCTGCCAAGCCAGTGGCACAGAGGCAACAAGGCTGGAAATTAATTTAACAGTTCTTTGACCTGCTTGATGCCATCACGGGCAAGCTGCACCGGGCGAGAGTCACTAATGGTCCAGGCAGCCATCGAACCGTCGTACATAGAGATGTTGTCGAAGTTGGCCACTTCGCTTAACACGAACCAATCAGTAGCGGCCCAGTGGCCCGTGTTACAGAAGGCAATCGTCCGCTCGCTGCTGTCCAGCTCCGCGTTATTGATGCGCGACTGCAAGCCCTCAACATCGAGATAGTAAGCGCCATTTTGGTCGTTTAAGTGTGACTGATGAGGCAGGCTCCGCGCACCGGGAATGGTGCCAGCGACCCGCGCGGCAGATGACTTGTTATCACCGACAAAATAATCAGTTGGCCGGGCGTCGACTAGCTGCGCCTGGCTTTCTCGAGCAGCTTCAACGTCCTCGGTGGACGCAATCAACTCTTCGCGGAGAGTGGCATCAAACTCAACACTGGGGTAGCTTTCAGGCTCGCCGCTTGCCACGTCATAGCCCTGCTGCTGCCAACCGGCAAAGCCACCGTTAAGGATGGCAACGTCATTGTGGCCCAACACCTTAAGCGTCCAGTAGACCCGTGCTGCACTGCCAAAATCGGTAGCCCCCGTACCTGCGGGTACGATCACCACGGCACTGTCGTTATCAATACCCAAGCCACCCACCAGCGACTCTAGCTCACTCACGTCGGGCATCAGGCCCGCAACGCTGTCGCGGGTTTCACGCCAGCCGTCATCAGTGTAGCTCGAATAGCGGCTACCGGGAATGTGCGCGTCGGCGAAACTATCCGCATCACCGCCATTATCTATCGAGGAACGCACGTCCAACACCACCAGCTCTTCCTGATCGAGATGGTCGTTTAACCACTGCGCATCCACTAGCGGCGTCATTTCAATCGCAAAAGCCTGGGCGGAAAACCCAAGCGCGCCAATTAAGCTAAATAGTAAGCGTGACATAGGACCTCCAGAGGTACCGTTGAACGCCATATTTTCATGGAATGGCGACAAGCCATGGAACGATTGGTACATTAATAGAATAATGAGCCATATAAAACCACACTTAAAGTGATTTTTTGGCATAAGAGTATCGTTAAAACCATTATCCGACCAACGGCACCGGTACTATGTTAATTCGGTACTATG
This window of the Halomonas sp. SH5A2 genome carries:
- a CDS encoding heavy metal translocating P-type ATPase, which encodes MTTRQQDTRDTARLNVQGMDCGGCERKVEAALEGLPQVEQASASSMNGTVSVTAHADQALDHDTLKHTLSKLGYPVVDASPAAASTLRWWSTAKGRLVVVSGVLLMVAWLLTWRLPDVGAWPFILATLIGWVPIGQAAWRSLRMGNPLTIEMLMSIAALGALTIGAAAEAAMVVFLFAVGELLEGVAAGQARRRIAALGNLTPATARLLEGEAIRDIAADTLTPGQRVLVRPGDRVPCDGRIVAGTSHLDESPINGESVPRQRATGEDIWAGTVNLDAALEVEVTRGAADNTIARIIHLVEEAQAAKAPVARFIDRFARWYMPLVVGVAVLVAVVPPWLTGLAWSDSVYRALALLLIACPCALVISTPAAIAAGLSTAARRGLLIKGGAVLEQLGKLKRVAVDKTGTLTAGAPSVTDVEAWAESREAEVVRLAAALEQDSSHPVARAIVQHAKQLGLSLGRASDGQVQAGQGVSGRFEGRTLTLTSPRHWQGNETQSARIAALEAEGKTVVLLLAEGTALGVLALRDEPREDTPAAIEALHRLGVSVVMLSGDNARTVAAMGEKLGIEAEGELMPEAKAQRVRDWQAQGFGPVGKVGDGINDAPALAAADVGIAMGGGTDVALETADAALLRNRVMGIAELIALSRATLNNVKTNVALALGFKALFLVSTMLGITGMWVAVMADTGATVLVTLNAMRLLGYRFRSPAVTQGR
- a CDS encoding MerR family transcriptional regulator — encoded protein: MTRTPNTDTIGIGELASRTHCKPETVRYYERIGLLPDALRNEGNQRRYSETTVQRLMFIRHARDFGFSVDAVRELLDMADHPTRPCHHVDSLARRHLAEVESRIQRLMVLREELERTVAQCDGNSVAQCRIIEVLSDHRLCGHDTAHGGAEALR
- a CDS encoding ZIP family metal transporter produces the protein MESTLLLGFLASLVAGSLTAVGALPVLLGKSPDRGFRDLSLGFAAGVMLAASFFSLIIPALDAAEIFYAGGPIPAAIVCAAILLGMGAIALLNEWLPHEHFQQGREGPEAVALRRVWLFVFAIAIHNLPEGMAVGVSIGANGLEGGMPLAIGIGLQNMPEGLAVAIALMGEGYSRARSWSIAALTGLIEPIGGLFGASIISVSQVLLPWGMAFAAGAMLYVISHEIIPETHRSGHQKKATFGLAIGLVIMLFLDVWLGA
- a CDS encoding TetR/AcrR family transcriptional regulator yields the protein MTIGRPLQHQPEAALKAAIQTFWRYGYYHTSMRDLLDAMALSRSSLYQAFGNKEALFLLALENYREELLVNLAEQLKASPDAWSFIEQLLTSAADTQSEQASLGCLLFNSATELGGEDSLPAQTARDSVASITDFFRGVIERAQREGSIFETRDPQSAAQFLTLSMSGLRLLMKSGASKQEAQQMVGYILRGLA
- a CDS encoding sulfurtransferase, whose protein sequence is MSRLLFSLIGALGFSAQAFAIEMTPLVDAQWLNDHLDQEELVVLDVRSSIDNGGDADSFADAHIPGSRYSSYTDDGWRETRDSVAGLMPDVSELESLVGGLGIDNDSAVVIVPAGTGATDFGSAARVYWTLKVLGHNDVAILNGGFAGWQQQGYDVASGEPESYPSVEFDATLREELIASTEDVEAARESQAQLVDARPTDYFVGDNKSSAARVAGTIPGARSLPHQSHLNDQNGAYYLDVEGLQSRINNAELDSSERTIAFCNTGHWAATDWFVLSEVANFDNISMYDGSMAAWTISDSRPVQLARDGIKQVKELLN